Below is a genomic region from Amphiura filiformis chromosome 19, Afil_fr2py, whole genome shotgun sequence.
GTTTCAAGTTGACCAAGTGGTTGAGTAACTCAAGAGAAGTGTTGCAGTCAGTTCCTGAAGACGATAGAGCTGAGACTACAAAGACACTAGATTTGAAGAATGAAGAGTTACCATCAGAAAAGGTGCTGGGGTTGCTATGGTCACCACAAACCGACAGGTTCGGCTTCCATATTATAGTAAAAGAAAGACCTCCTACCAGAAGAGGCATCCGAGCAACTGTAGGCTCCATCTATGACCCGCTAGGATTTGTTGCTCCAGCAATCCTGCCAGCAAAACAAATATTGCAGAACTTAAGCAAGCTGCAGCTTGGTTGGGATGAGTCTATTCCTAGCGAGCTACTGACCCGTTGGGAAAGATGGCTTGATGAAGTACCGAAACTGTCAGATTTCACCATCGAAAGATGTTTCAAGCCCAAGGACTTTGAAGAAAGTGAAGTCCAGATGCACCACTTCTGTGATGCAAGTCAGAAGGGTATGGTTCAGTGAGTTACTTACGATTCTGTTAATGAGAGTGGTCAAGTGCATCTTACTCTCCTGACAGCCAAGGCAAGAGTTGCTCCTTTGAAGATCATAACTATACCTCGCCTAGAGTTAACTGCAGCTGCAATGGCAGTAAAGGTCAACAACATGTTGCAAAAGGAACTACAGTTGAAGGTCGAAAGCACATACTTCTGGACTGATAGTCAGACCGTGATCAAGTATATTAACAATGACACCGCCAGATTCCACACCTTTGTGGCTAATCGAGTCGCACTGATTAGAGATGGCTCCCAGCCACACCAATGGAAGT
It encodes:
- the LOC140140591 gene encoding uncharacterized protein, whose product is MCLNFALRKTADDGKEKYSEEVCNTVLSNFYVDDYLKSIESESKAIQLVSDLTNLCKDGGFKLTKWLSNSREVLQSVPEDDRAETTKTLDLKNEELPSEKVLGLLWSPQTDRFGFHIIVKERPPTRRGIRATVGSIYDPLGFVAPAILPAKQILQNLSKLQLGWDESIPSELLTRWERWLDEVPKLSDFTIERCFKPKDFEESEVQMHHFCDASQKGMVQ